A window of Aeromicrobium sp. Root236 contains these coding sequences:
- the rplC gene encoding 50S ribosomal protein L3, whose product MSSSSTATTRGLLGRKLGMTQVWDADNKIVPVTVIAADTNVVTQIRTRETDGYSAVQLGFGEIDGRKVNKPVAGHLAKAGVTPRRHIVEIRTEAISDYTLGQEVSPEIFAAGDVVDVTATSKGKGFAGVMKRHGFHGVGASHGAHRNHRKPGSIGGCATPGRVFKGLRMAGHMGAEQVTTQNLKVHAVDTDKGVILIKGAVPGPKGALVVIRSAVKGA is encoded by the coding sequence ATGAGCTCCAGCAGCACTGCAACCACGCGCGGCCTCCTCGGCCGCAAGCTCGGCATGACCCAGGTCTGGGACGCCGACAACAAGATCGTTCCCGTCACCGTGATCGCTGCCGACACCAACGTCGTCACGCAGATCCGTACGCGTGAGACCGACGGCTACTCCGCCGTCCAGCTCGGCTTCGGCGAGATCGACGGCCGCAAGGTCAACAAGCCGGTCGCCGGGCACCTCGCCAAGGCGGGCGTGACTCCTCGCCGCCACATCGTCGAGATCCGCACCGAGGCCATCTCGGACTACACGCTGGGCCAGGAGGTCTCCCCGGAGATCTTCGCCGCCGGCGACGTCGTCGACGTCACCGCGACCAGCAAGGGCAAGGGCTTCGCGGGTGTCATGAAGCGCCACGGCTTCCACGGCGTCGGCGCCTCGCACGGTGCACACCGCAACCACCGCAAGCCCGGCTCGATCGGTGGCTGCGCCACCCCGGGTCGTGTCTTCAAGGGCCTCCGCATGGCGGGTCACATGGGCGCCGAGCAGGTGACGACGCAGAACCTCAAGGTTCACGCCGTCGACACCGACAAGGGCGTCATCCTCATCAAGGGCGCCGTACCCGGGCCCAAGGGCGCACTCGTCGTCATCCGCTCTGCCGTGAAGGGAGCCTGA
- the rpsJ gene encoding 30S ribosomal protein S10, protein MAGQKIRIRLKAYDHEVIDSSARKIVDTVTRTGAKVAGPVPLPTEKNVFCVIRSPHKYKDSREHFEMRTHKRLIDIIDPTPKTVDSLMRLDLPAGVDIEIKL, encoded by the coding sequence ATGGCGGGACAAAAAATCCGTATCCGGCTCAAGGCCTACGACCACGAGGTCATTGACTCGTCGGCGCGCAAGATCGTCGACACGGTGACGCGCACGGGCGCCAAGGTCGCAGGACCGGTGCCGTTGCCCACCGAGAAGAACGTGTTCTGCGTGATCCGTTCGCCGCACAAGTACAAGGACAGCCGCGAGCACTTCGAGATGCGCACGCACAAGCGCCTCATCGACATCATTGACCCGACGCCGAAGACAGTCGACTCGCTCATGCGCCTCGACCTGCCTGCCGGCGTCGACATCGAGATCAAGCTCTGA
- a CDS encoding cation diffusion facilitator family transporter, translating into MGHDHAHGAGAAHRGRLALVLALSVGVLVVEALVAWVTGSLALLADAGHMLGDSFGIVMALAAITVAQRGGAPGSRRTFGYSRTEVLAAGANGLILLGLAGWVAYSAIRRFGDSPELEGGLILVAGGVGLVVNLVGLLLLRPGAQESINVRGAYLEVLGDALGSVAVLVSAGVILVTDWYAADAIASLVIAAMIVPRAVSLLREVAEVLLESTPRDVDLGELREHILAMDGVKDVHDLHVWTITSGMPIMSAHVVVEDSVTAMDDAHGVLDRLRGCLAEHFDVEHSTFQIEPAGHVDSENHVHH; encoded by the coding sequence ATGGGACATGACCACGCGCACGGTGCCGGAGCGGCGCACCGCGGCCGGCTCGCGCTGGTGCTGGCCCTGTCCGTCGGCGTCCTGGTCGTCGAGGCCCTGGTCGCCTGGGTCACCGGCAGCCTCGCGCTGCTGGCCGATGCCGGGCACATGCTGGGCGACTCGTTCGGCATCGTGATGGCGCTCGCCGCGATCACGGTGGCGCAGCGCGGTGGCGCGCCGGGCTCACGGCGTACGTTCGGCTACTCGCGCACCGAGGTGCTGGCCGCCGGCGCCAACGGACTGATCCTGCTGGGTCTGGCCGGATGGGTCGCCTACAGCGCGATCCGGCGATTCGGCGACTCCCCGGAGCTCGAGGGGGGATTGATCCTGGTCGCGGGTGGTGTGGGCCTCGTCGTCAACCTCGTCGGCCTGCTGCTGCTGCGCCCCGGCGCCCAGGAGAGCATCAACGTCCGCGGCGCCTACCTCGAGGTCCTGGGCGACGCCCTCGGCTCGGTGGCCGTGCTGGTGTCGGCCGGCGTCATCCTGGTCACCGACTGGTACGCCGCTGACGCGATCGCCTCGCTCGTGATCGCCGCCATGATCGTGCCGCGCGCCGTCTCGTTGCTGCGGGAGGTCGCCGAGGTGCTGCTGGAGTCGACGCCGCGCGACGTGGACCTCGGCGAGCTGCGCGAGCACATCCTGGCGATGGACGGCGTCAAGGACGTCCATGACCTGCACGTCTGGACCATCACGTCGGGCATGCCCATCATGAGCGCCCACGTCGTGGTCGAGGACTCGGTCACCGCGATGGACGACGCGCACGGCGTCCTGGACCGGCTGCGCGGCTGCCTGGCCGAGCACTTCGACGTCGAGCACTCGACGTTCCAGATCGAGCCCGCGGGCCACGTGGACTCCGAGAACCACGTACATCACTAG
- the tuf gene encoding elongation factor Tu, whose product MAKAKFERTKPHMNIGTIGHIDHGKTTLTAAITKVLHDKYPDLNEASAFDQIDKAPEEKQRGITISISHVEYQTENRHYAHVDCPGHADYVKNMITGAAQMDGAILVVAATDGPMPQTREHVLLARQVGVPAMVVALNKCDMVDDEEILELVELEVRELLSDQEFDGDNVPVVKVAAHPALQGDAKWGESILELMQAVDDYIPMPPRETDKPFLMPVEDVFTITGRGTVITGRIERGIIKVNETVDIVGIREDKQTTTVTGIEMFRKLLDEGQAGENVGLLLRGTKREDVERGMVIIAPGSTTPHTEFEGQVYILSKEEGGRHTPFFNNYRPQFYFRTTDVTGVVTLPEGTEMVMPGDNTEMSVQLIQPIAMEEGLRFAIREGGRTVGAGRVTKINK is encoded by the coding sequence GTGGCTAAGGCGAAGTTCGAGCGGACCAAGCCGCACATGAACATCGGCACCATCGGTCACATCGACCACGGTAAGACGACTCTTACCGCGGCGATCACCAAGGTGCTGCACGACAAGTACCCCGACCTGAACGAGGCCTCGGCCTTCGATCAGATCGACAAGGCGCCGGAAGAGAAGCAGCGCGGCATCACGATCTCCATCTCGCACGTCGAGTACCAGACCGAGAACCGCCACTACGCGCACGTCGACTGCCCGGGTCACGCTGACTACGTCAAGAACATGATCACCGGTGCGGCTCAGATGGACGGCGCGATCCTCGTGGTCGCCGCCACCGACGGCCCCATGCCCCAGACGCGTGAGCACGTGCTGCTCGCTCGCCAGGTCGGCGTGCCGGCGATGGTCGTCGCGCTCAACAAGTGCGACATGGTCGACGACGAAGAGATCCTCGAGCTCGTCGAGCTCGAGGTCCGTGAGCTCCTGAGCGATCAGGAGTTCGACGGCGACAACGTCCCCGTCGTCAAGGTCGCCGCTCACCCGGCGCTCCAGGGCGACGCCAAGTGGGGCGAGTCGATCCTCGAGCTGATGCAGGCCGTCGACGACTACATCCCGATGCCTCCCCGCGAGACCGACAAGCCGTTCCTCATGCCCGTCGAGGACGTCTTCACGATCACGGGTCGTGGCACGGTCATCACCGGTCGCATCGAGCGCGGCATCATCAAGGTCAACGAGACCGTTGACATCGTCGGCATCCGCGAGGACAAGCAGACGACGACGGTCACCGGCATCGAGATGTTCCGCAAGCTGCTCGACGAGGGCCAGGCCGGCGAGAACGTCGGACTGCTCCTCCGCGGCACCAAGCGCGAGGACGTCGAGCGCGGCATGGTCATCATCGCGCCCGGTTCCACGACTCCCCACACGGAGTTCGAGGGCCAGGTCTACATCCTCTCGAAGGAAGAGGGTGGCCGTCACACGCCGTTCTTCAACAACTACCGTCCGCAGTTCTACTTCCGCACCACGGACGTCACCGGCGTCGTCACGCTGCCTGAGGGCACCGAGATGGTCATGCCCGGCGACAACACCGAGATGAGCGTTCAGCTGATCCAGCCGATCGCCATGGAGGAAGGCCTCCGCTTCGCCATCCGCGAGGGTGGTCGCACGGTGGGCGCCGGACGCGTCACGAAGATCAACAAGTGA
- the fusA gene encoding elongation factor G, whose product MATDITTDLNRVRNIGIMAHIDAGKTTTTERILFYTGINYKIGEVHDGGATMDWMEQEQERGITITSAATTCWWKDNQINIIDTPGHVDFTVEVERNLRVLDGAVAVFDGVAGVEPQSETVWRQADKYGVPRMCFVNKLDRTGASFDYCVKTIRERLGATALVLQVPIGAEGDFIGVVDLIGNRALVWRGETVIGEDYTVEEIPADLVDKAAEARNEMIETLADHDDEFAEAYLDGADITPELLKPAIRRATLAAKLNPVLCGTAFKNKGVQPLLDAVIDFLPSPIDVGAITGLDPRDESKTDTREPKESEPFAALAFKIASDPHLGKLTYLRVYSGRLEAGSTVINVTKGRKERIGKIYQMHANKRAEIASVGAGQIVAVMGLKDTTTGETLADPQKQIVLESMTFPAPVIQVAIEPKTKSDQEKLGTAIQRLAEEDPTFQVHTDEETGQTIIAGMGELHLDILVDRMKREFNVEANVGKPQVAYRETIKRKVENVSYTHKKQTGGSGQFAKVIISIEPTGPIAGGEGGYEFENAVTGGRVPREYIPSVDQGAQDAMQFGVLAGYQMVDVKVTLEDGAYHDVDSSELAFKLAGSMAFKEAARKADPVILEPVFAVEVTTPEDYMGDVIGDLNSRRGQVQAMEEGMGGVKIIQALVPLSEMFGYVGDLRSKTSGRASYSMQFDSYAEVPKNVAEEIIKKARGE is encoded by the coding sequence GTGGCAACCGACATCACCACCGACCTCAACAGGGTCCGCAACATCGGCATCATGGCGCACATCGATGCCGGCAAGACCACGACGACCGAACGCATCCTCTTCTACACCGGTATCAACTACAAGATCGGTGAGGTCCACGACGGCGGCGCCACGATGGACTGGATGGAGCAGGAGCAGGAGCGCGGCATCACGATCACGTCTGCCGCGACGACCTGCTGGTGGAAAGACAACCAGATCAACATCATCGACACCCCCGGTCACGTCGACTTCACCGTCGAGGTCGAGCGCAACCTGCGCGTCCTCGACGGTGCCGTCGCCGTGTTCGACGGCGTGGCCGGTGTCGAGCCGCAGTCCGAGACCGTCTGGCGTCAGGCCGACAAGTACGGCGTCCCGCGCATGTGCTTCGTCAACAAGCTCGACCGCACCGGCGCCAGCTTCGACTACTGCGTCAAGACGATCCGTGAGCGCCTCGGCGCGACGGCCCTCGTGCTGCAGGTCCCGATCGGTGCCGAGGGTGACTTCATCGGCGTCGTCGACCTGATCGGCAACCGCGCGCTCGTGTGGCGCGGCGAGACCGTCATCGGTGAGGACTACACGGTCGAGGAGATCCCGGCCGACCTCGTCGACAAGGCCGCCGAGGCCCGCAACGAGATGATCGAGACGCTCGCCGACCACGACGACGAGTTCGCCGAGGCCTACCTCGACGGCGCCGACATCACCCCCGAGCTGCTCAAGCCGGCGATCCGTCGCGCGACGCTCGCGGCCAAGCTCAACCCGGTCCTGTGTGGCACCGCGTTCAAGAACAAGGGCGTCCAGCCCCTGCTCGACGCGGTCATCGACTTCCTCCCGTCGCCGATCGACGTCGGCGCCATCACGGGCCTCGACCCGCGCGACGAGAGCAAGACCGACACGCGTGAGCCCAAGGAGAGCGAGCCGTTCGCGGCACTGGCGTTCAAGATCGCGTCGGACCCGCACCTCGGCAAGCTGACCTACCTGCGCGTCTACTCCGGTCGCCTCGAGGCCGGCAGCACGGTCATCAACGTGACCAAGGGCCGCAAGGAGCGCATCGGCAAGATCTACCAGATGCACGCCAACAAGCGCGCTGAGATCGCCTCCGTCGGCGCCGGCCAGATCGTCGCCGTCATGGGCCTCAAGGACACCACGACCGGTGAGACGCTGGCCGACCCGCAGAAGCAGATCGTCCTCGAGTCGATGACGTTCCCCGCGCCGGTCATCCAGGTCGCGATCGAGCCCAAGACCAAGAGCGACCAGGAGAAGCTCGGCACCGCGATCCAGCGGCTCGCCGAGGAGGACCCGACGTTCCAGGTCCACACCGACGAAGAGACCGGTCAGACGATCATCGCCGGCATGGGCGAGCTGCACCTCGACATCCTCGTGGATCGCATGAAGCGCGAGTTCAACGTCGAGGCCAACGTCGGCAAGCCGCAGGTCGCCTACCGCGAGACCATCAAGCGCAAGGTCGAGAACGTCAGCTACACCCACAAGAAGCAGACGGGTGGCTCCGGCCAGTTCGCCAAGGTCATCATCAGCATCGAGCCCACGGGCCCGATCGCCGGTGGCGAGGGCGGCTACGAGTTCGAGAACGCCGTCACGGGTGGTCGCGTCCCGCGCGAGTACATCCCGTCGGTCGACCAGGGTGCGCAGGATGCCATGCAGTTCGGTGTCCTCGCCGGCTACCAGATGGTCGACGTCAAGGTGACCCTCGAGGACGGCGCCTACCACGACGTCGACTCCTCGGAGCTCGCGTTCAAGCTGGCTGGCTCGATGGCTTTCAAGGAAGCCGCGCGCAAGGCCGATCCGGTGATCCTCGAGCCCGTCTTCGCGGTCGAGGTCACCACGCCCGAGGACTACATGGGCGACGTGATCGGCGACCTCAACTCTCGCCGTGGCCAGGTTCAGGCCATGGAGGAGGGCATGGGCGGTGTCAAGATCATCCAGGCACTCGTTCCCCTGTCCGAGATGTTCGGGTACGTCGGCGACCTGAGGTCCAAGACCTCGGGCCGTGCGTCATACTCGATGCAGTTCGACTCCTACGCGGAGGTTCCCAAGAACGTCGCGGAAGAGATCATCAAAAAGGCCCGCGGCGAGTAG
- the rpsG gene encoding 30S ribosomal protein S7 — translation MPRKGPATKRPVETDPVYGSQLVTSLINKVLVDGKKQVAQRIVYTALEGTREKSGTDPVITLKRALDNVKPSIEVKSRRVGGATYQVPIEVRASRQNTLALRWLVSYAGARREKTMAERLMNELLDASNGLGGAVKKREDTHKMAEANKAFAHYRW, via the coding sequence ATGCCTCGTAAGGGTCCGGCAACCAAGCGCCCCGTCGAGACTGATCCCGTCTACGGGAGCCAGCTCGTCACCTCACTCATCAACAAGGTCCTGGTCGACGGCAAGAAGCAGGTCGCCCAGCGCATCGTCTACACCGCGCTCGAAGGCACCCGCGAGAAGTCCGGCACCGATCCGGTCATCACGCTCAAGCGTGCGCTCGACAACGTCAAGCCGTCGATCGAGGTCAAGAGCCGCCGCGTCGGTGGCGCGACCTACCAGGTCCCGATCGAGGTTCGCGCCTCGCGTCAGAACACCCTGGCCCTGCGCTGGCTCGTCAGCTACGCCGGTGCGCGTCGTGAGAAGACCATGGCCGAGCGCCTCATGAACGAGCTGCTCGATGCCTCCAACGGTCTCGGCGGCGCCGTCAAGAAGCGTGAGGACACGCACAAGATGGCCGAAGCCAACAAGGCCTTCGCCCACTACCGCTGGTAA
- the rpsL gene encoding 30S ribosomal protein S12, translating to MPTINQLVRKGRQRKVVKTTTPALKGSPQRRGVCTRVYTTTPKKPNSALRKVARVKLSSGTEVTAYIPGEGHNLQEHSIVLVRGGRVKDLPGVRYKIVRGALDTQAVKGRKQARSRYGAKKEKS from the coding sequence GTGCCCACGATCAACCAGCTGGTCCGCAAGGGCCGCCAGCGCAAGGTCGTCAAGACGACGACTCCCGCGCTCAAGGGTTCGCCTCAGCGCCGCGGTGTCTGCACCCGCGTCTACACCACCACTCCGAAGAAGCCGAACTCCGCGCTCCGCAAGGTTGCCCGTGTGAAGCTCTCGAGTGGCACCGAGGTCACTGCATACATCCCGGGCGAGGGCCACAACCTGCAGGAGCACTCGATCGTGCTCGTGCGCGGTGGCCGAGTCAAGGACCTTCCCGGTGTCCGTTACAAGATCGTTCGCGGCGCCCTGGACACCCAGGCCGTCAAGGGCCGCAAGCAGGCTCGCAGCCGCTACGGCGCGAAGAAGGAGAAGAGCTAA
- a CDS encoding maleylpyruvate isomerase family mycothiol-dependent enzyme, giving the protein MDHMLELGSAMSRFAELVGKAAGDEPVPACPAWNVRDLTTHLGTIHRWAAATVLSGQRIHEPEPVVTDPAVEWYAGTATALLSALQAVSADEPVPNFAYIDERASFWVRRQMHEATVHAIDAAQSLDIHEGDWGVAPSVAADGVDEVLQVFFPRMTARRQRPDVRSRIRLVATDTQQTWLVAPGTGDLGPPIQLHPSLDADGSVSGTAAELYLGLWKRMGPERLDFDGVDGRILFDGPTTP; this is encoded by the coding sequence ATGGACCACATGCTCGAGCTCGGCTCGGCCATGTCCCGGTTCGCCGAGCTGGTCGGCAAGGCAGCGGGCGACGAGCCAGTCCCTGCGTGCCCGGCGTGGAACGTGCGCGACCTGACGACCCACCTCGGCACGATCCATCGGTGGGCCGCGGCCACGGTGCTCAGCGGCCAGCGGATCCACGAGCCCGAGCCGGTCGTCACCGATCCCGCCGTCGAGTGGTACGCCGGCACCGCCACGGCGCTCCTCAGCGCGCTGCAGGCCGTCAGCGCGGACGAGCCCGTGCCCAACTTCGCCTACATCGACGAGCGCGCGTCGTTCTGGGTCCGCCGGCAGATGCACGAGGCGACGGTGCACGCCATCGATGCCGCCCAGTCCCTCGACATCCATGAGGGCGACTGGGGCGTCGCGCCCTCGGTCGCCGCCGACGGTGTCGACGAGGTGCTCCAGGTGTTCTTCCCGCGGATGACCGCACGTCGCCAGCGCCCGGACGTACGTTCGCGGATCCGGCTGGTCGCCACCGACACGCAGCAGACGTGGCTCGTGGCGCCCGGCACGGGCGACCTGGGCCCGCCGATCCAGCTGCACCCGTCGCTCGACGCCGACGGATCCGTCAGCGGCACGGCGGCCGAGCTCTACCTAGGACTCTGGAAGCGGATGGGTCCCGAACGCCTCGACTTCGACGGTGTCGACGGACGCATCCTGTTCGACGGCCCCACCACGCCCTGA